Proteins found in one Helicobacter sp. NHP19-003 genomic segment:
- the panB gene encoding 3-methyl-2-oxobutanoate hydroxymethyltransferase, translated as MKKINLSTLYTKKHPKEGNKATKISAITAYDALFASIFDPIIDFILVGDSLNMSFNGKPDTLSAHMDLMLYHTKAVCQGAKRAFVVADMPYGSYNTTKQAVKNAMRFYQESLADAVKLEGGMQKAHIIKALVGEGVAVIGHVGLLPQSVRGVGGYKIVGKNAQSAQKVLEDALSVQEAGASLVVLEGVVASVATEISAKLDIPTIGIGSGAGCDGQILVFSDMLGLFSAFKPKFVRTYLEGASLIQEALKRYVADIQGGNFPSPEESY; from the coding sequence GTGAAAAAAATCAACTTGAGTACCTTATACACCAAAAAACACCCCAAAGAGGGCAATAAAGCCACAAAGATCAGCGCGATCACGGCTTACGATGCCCTGTTTGCGTCCATTTTTGATCCTATCATTGACTTCATTTTAGTGGGCGATAGCTTGAACATGAGCTTTAATGGCAAGCCAGACACCCTAAGCGCACATATGGATTTAATGCTTTACCACACCAAAGCAGTGTGTCAAGGGGCAAAGCGGGCGTTTGTGGTGGCGGACATGCCCTATGGTAGCTACAACACAACCAAACAAGCCGTGAAAAACGCCATGCGTTTTTACCAAGAGAGCCTAGCCGATGCCGTGAAATTAGAAGGCGGGATGCAAAAAGCCCATATCATCAAGGCCCTCGTGGGTGAGGGCGTGGCGGTGATAGGGCATGTAGGGCTCTTGCCCCAAAGCGTGCGGGGCGTGGGGGGCTATAAGATCGTGGGTAAAAACGCACAAAGTGCGCAAAAGGTGCTAGAAGACGCTTTGTCGGTGCAAGAAGCGGGGGCAAGCCTAGTGGTCTTAGAGGGTGTGGTGGCGAGCGTAGCCACAGAGATCAGCGCAAAATTAGACATCCCCACCATCGGCATAGGCAGCGGGGCGGGTTGCGATGGGCAGATTTTAGTTTTTAGCGACATGCTAGGGCTATTTAGTGCCTTTAAGCCCAAATTTGTGCGTACCTACTTAGAGGGGGCTAGTTTAATTCAAGAAGCCCTAAAACGCTATGTTGCCGACATCCAAGGGGGCAACTTCCCTAGCCCTGAAGAGAGTTACTAA
- a CDS encoding outer membrane beta-barrel protein, producing the protein MSFKPLVLCICVCALSARSAIQEKQFMIYMLKGQLYEARQAKLDQKMAKKKSGPFLGFVLAETNLKVDGITNKGFPLLYGVRVGYQKYLGHSEVAGLRFYGEYLGGVAQSVLQAGQTSTYQIATMNLDLVMDKPIDKYKKYAVGVFGGLGVGWNGYKDYPNAKNNPNGFGLLVNLGVALTLNTRHRIELALKIPPLKYSHAFAYSFAGGNIYYISYNFLL; encoded by the coding sequence ATGTCTTTTAAGCCCCTTGTTTTATGCATTTGTGTGTGTGCGCTGAGTGCTAGATCAGCCATCCAAGAAAAGCAGTTCATGATTTACATGCTCAAAGGGCAGCTTTACGAAGCCAGACAAGCCAAGTTGGATCAAAAGATGGCAAAAAAAAAGAGCGGGCCGTTTTTGGGCTTTGTGTTGGCAGAAACGAATTTAAAAGTCGATGGAATCACTAATAAGGGCTTTCCCTTGCTCTATGGCGTGCGTGTGGGTTACCAAAAGTATTTGGGCCACAGCGAAGTGGCGGGGTTGCGCTTTTATGGAGAGTATTTGGGCGGGGTGGCGCAAAGTGTGTTGCAAGCGGGTCAAACCAGTACCTACCAAATTGCGACCATGAATTTAGATTTAGTGATGGACAAACCCATAGACAAGTATAAAAAATATGCAGTGGGGGTCTTTGGCGGGCTGGGGGTGGGTTGGAATGGCTATAAGGACTACCCCAACGCTAAGAACAACCCCAATGGTTTTGGTTTGCTCGTCAATTTGGGGGTGGCACTCACCTTAAACACCCGCCATAGAATCGAGCTTGCGCTTAAAATCCCGCCGCTCAAATACAGCCACGCCTTTGCATATTCCTTTGCGGGCGGAAACATCTACTACATCAGCTATAACTTTTTACTCTAA